The DNA window CAGATCCCGGGATTCCCATTCGGCAAGCATGAAGACAGGCTTTAACTGATCCAGTTCCGTTCTGGCGTTTTCCCAGAAATCAACAGGGATAAATCCTGCGACATCGCACCGGTAGCCATCTATATCCGTTTCAGAAACCCAGTATTTGAGAGCCTCGGTCATGTATCTCCTGAAAGCCGGTTTATTGTAATCAAAATCAATCACATCATCCCAGTCATACCATGGCGTGGGCTGGAAATTTCCTTCCCGGGTCTTCGTATACCAGTCCGGATGCTCTCTGGTCAGGGGATTGTCCCAGGCGGAATGATTCCCCACCCAATCGATGATCACGTGCATTCCCATACTGTGTATTTTGCGAACCAGGTTTTTAAAATCATTTAAGGTACCGAAATCAGGATTGATGCCTTTAAAATCCTTTACAGAATAGTAGCTGCCCAGGGTGCCTTTACGGTTAAGTTTGCCAATCGGATGAATGGGCATCAACCATATGATATCAATGCCCATTTTCTTCAGCCGCGGAAGATGCTTTTCAAAAGCTTTGAAAGTTCCTTCCTGGGTATATTGCCTGATGTTGACTTCATAAATCGTTGCGTTCTTAGACCATTCGGGATGCGTGATTTCAATATAGGGCTTTGGCTGGTAACGGACATCATTTTCCTGCGCATGCACACCCCCGGAAAATACAGTAAACATAATCAGCAGCAATATGTTTTTCATATTTTAATTTTATTCTAAGGTACACAAAAAGAAATACATAAGATCACTATATAAGACATAAAAAAACCTCAAAAATATTTTTGAGGTTTCTGTACATTTCAAGAATTCAGGATTAAGAATACATCTTTTCCTTCAGTTCCTTTACTTTTTTATCAGCAAGGTATTCATCGTAGGTCATTTCCCTGTCGATGATTCCTTTAGGCGTCAGTTCAATGATCCTGTTACAGACCGTGGATAACATTTCGTGGTCATGGGAGGCCAGTAAAAGGTTTCCTTTGAAGTTAGACAACGAGTTGTTCAAAGTCGTGATACTTTCAAGGTCCAGGTGGTTGGTAGGTTCATCCAGCAACAGCACATTCGCTTTCTGAAGCATCATCCTGCTGAACATACATCTCATTTTTTCACCTCCGGAAAGAACTTTACATGACTTTAAAGCTTCGTCCCCTGAGAAAAGCATTCTTCCCAGGAATCCTCTCATAAATTCCTCATGACGTTCTTCATCGTTTTTCGTGAACTGTCTCAGCCAGTCTACCAAGCTTAAATCTTCCTGGAAGAAATGGGTGTTGTCTAAAGGCATATGCGACTGAGTTGTAGTGACACCCCAGGCAACATTTCCTTTGTCTGCTGCAACATTTCCTGCCAGAATTTCGAAAAATTCCGTAATTGCCAGTGAATTCTTAGACAGCACAGCAACTTTATCACCTTTCTTAAGGTTTAAATCGATGTTCGAGAACAACAGTTCTCCGTCTTTTGTTTTCTCAAGACCTTTTACATCCAGAATCTGATCTCCTGCTTCTCTTTCCATTTCGAAAATAATGGCAGGGTACCTTCTGGAAGTAGGTTTGATGTCGTCAATATTCAGCTTGTCGATCATTTTCTTTCTTGCGGTAGCCTGCTTGGCTTTCGCTACGTTGGAACTGAATCGAGCAATGAAATCCTGAAGTTCTTTTTTCTTTTCTTCTGCTTTTTTATTGGCCTGTGCCCTCTGTTTGGTGGCCAGCTGGGAAGCCTGGTACCAGAAAGAGTAGTTACCGGTGTACAGGTTCAGTTTTGCATAATCAAGGTCACCGATGTGGGTACATACGGTATCCAGGAAGTGACGGTCGTGGGATACTACGATCACCGTATTCTCATAATCGGCAAGGAAATCTTCCAGCCATGAAATGGTTTCGATGTCAAGGTCGTTGGTAGGCTCATCCAGGATCAGTACATCCGGATTTCCGAAAAGTGCCTGGGCAAGAAGGACCTTTACCTTATCCTTGTTCTCCAGCTCATTCATCATCTGCCAGTGCATATCATCTTTAATTCCTACATTGGAAAGCATGGTCTGTGCGTCAGATTCGGCAGTCCATCCACCCATTTCATCATAAATAACGCCT is part of the Chryseobacterium camelliae genome and encodes:
- a CDS encoding alpha-amylase family glycosyl hydrolase, encoding MKNILLLIMFTVFSGGVHAQENDVRYQPKPYIEITHPEWSKNATIYEVNIRQYTQEGTFKAFEKHLPRLKKMGIDIIWLMPIHPIGKLNRKGTLGSYYSVKDFKGINPDFGTLNDFKNLVRKIHSMGMHVIIDWVGNHSAWDNPLTREHPDWYTKTREGNFQPTPWYDWDDVIDFDYNKPAFRRYMTEALKYWVSETDIDGYRCDVAGFIPVDFWENARTELDQLKPVFMLAEWESRDLYKKSFDMTYSWTLWDKMKQATIEKKGAPALFEYMAHDVNSFPYDSYRMTFTDNHDKNSWEGNQFSNFGDGLEAAMVFCSTVNGMPLVYSGQEAGLDRSLAFFEKDPMVWKEHRFAGIYETLFKLKHSNQALWNGHWGGEMERVHNDNMNNVLSFYREKNGDAVMTVINFSGQDAKVNLDTKYFKNKYRELFSGTPYVMSGNQTPMTLKPWEYRVLVKTK
- a CDS encoding ABC-F family ATP-binding cassette domain-containing protein yields the protein MLTVSNLSLQFGKRVLFDEVNIMFTKGNCYGIIGANGAGKSTFLKILTGKQDPTTGHVSLEPGKRMSVLEQDHFAYDQYNVLEAVLRGNKKLFEIKEEMDALYAKEDFSDEDGIKAGELGVIYDEMGGWTAESDAQTMLSNVGIKDDMHWQMMNELENKDKVKVLLAQALFGNPDVLILDEPTNDLDIETISWLEDFLADYENTVIVVSHDRHFLDTVCTHIGDLDYAKLNLYTGNYSFWYQASQLATKQRAQANKKAEEKKKELQDFIARFSSNVAKAKQATARKKMIDKLNIDDIKPTSRRYPAIIFEMEREAGDQILDVKGLEKTKDGELLFSNIDLNLKKGDKVAVLSKNSLAITEFFEILAGNVAADKGNVAWGVTTTQSHMPLDNTHFFQEDLSLVDWLRQFTKNDEERHEEFMRGFLGRMLFSGDEALKSCKVLSGGEKMRCMFSRMMLQKANVLLLDEPTNHLDLESITTLNNSLSNFKGNLLLASHDHEMLSTVCNRIIELTPKGIIDREMTYDEYLADKKVKELKEKMYS